GGATATGCGGTAATGCTTCCGAAGGAAGATCGTTACTTCATGACAAAACCAGAGTTACTTGATAAAATCACTGGTTTACTTGGTGGTCGAGTAGCTGAGGAGATTGTATTTGGTGAAGCAAGTACAGGTGCTCACAACGACTTCCAACGTGCGACTGGTATTGCAAGACGTATGGTTACAGAATTCGGGATGAGTGATAAGCTTGGACCGATGCAATTTGGTAGCTCACAAGGTGGTCAGGTATTCTTAGGAAGAGACTTCCATTCAGAACAAAACTACAGTGATGCAATCGCGCATGAAATTGATGTGGAAATGCAAATAATTATTAAAGACTGTTATGCTCGTGCGAAACAAATTCTTACTGAAAAACGAGATAAGCTTGATATTATCGCGAAAACGTTACTTGAAGTAGAAACATTAGATGCAGAGCAAATTAATCATTTATATGATTATGGCAGATTACCTGAGCGTCCAACATCTTCAGATGATGTGAAAGTAAACATCAATATGAAGAAAGACGATGAAGATACAGAAGATAAGTAAGAAACGAAGGAGTGACAATAGTCACTCCTTTTTTTGTGGAATGAATTTAAGTGGCAAAAAAATTAAATGAAACTATTATTAAAAATTGAAATAGAGAGTAATCTTTTTGTACAATGATGAGTATAGAAAAACTGATTATATAAGTATGTGTGATATGATGTTTTTATAAGTTTTATACATACTGCGCAAATGTAGATTAAATAAGATAAGTGGTGAGAATATGATTTTTGTATTGGATGTAGGGAACACAAATGCGGTACTAGGTGTGTTTGAAGAGGGGAAACTTCGTCAGCATTGGCGCATGGAAACAGATCGTCATAAAACAGAAGATGAGTATGGGATGCTTGTAAAGCAGTTACTTGAGCATGAAGGTCTTTCTTTTGAAGATGTGAAAGGTATTATTGTGTCTTCAGTCGTACCGCCAATTATGTTCGCTTTAGAGCGTATGTGTGAAAAGTATTTTAAAATTAAACCGCTTGTAGTGGGGCCTGGGATAAAAACTGGCTTGAATATTAAATATGAAAATCCACGTGAAGTAGGCGCGGACCGAATTGTAAATGCAGTAGCAGGAATCCATTTGTATGGAAGTCCGCTTATTATTGTTGATTTTGGTACGGCTACTACATATTGTTATATTAACGAAGAGAAGCATTATATGGGTGGCGTCATTACGCCAGGAATTATGATTTCGGCAGAGGCTTTATATAGCAGGGCAGCAAAGCTTCCTCGTATTGAAATTACAAAACCAGGTAGTGTTATCGGGAAGAATACAGTAAGTGCAATGCAATCAGGTATTCTTTATGGATACGTTGGACAAGTGGAAGGTATTGTTAAGCGCATGAAGGAAGAAGCTAAGCAAGAACCGAAAGTTATTGCAACAGGTGGATTAGCAAAATTAATTTCAGAAGAATCAAATGTAATTGATATTGTAGATCCGTTTTTAACGTTAAAAGGTTTGTATATGTTATATGAACGTAATGCAAATTTACAACATGAGAAGGGTGAATAAATAAGTATGAAAGATTATTTAGTAAAAGCGTTAGCGTTTAATGGAGAGGTTCGTGCTTATAGTGTACGTACAACAAATACAGTAAGTGAGGCGCAAAAACGTCATGATACATGGAGAACAGCTTCAGCAGCACTTGGTCGTTCTTTAACTGCGGGTACAATGATGGGTGCTATGTTAAAAGGCGAGCAGAAGTTAACGATTAAAGTAGAGGGTAACGGACCGATTGGTCCTATCTTAGTCGATGCTCATGCAAATGGGGATGTACGTGGTTATGTAACGAATCCGCATGTTGATTTTGAAGGAACGGAACAAGGGAAATTACGTGTATATCAAGCGGTAGGTACAGAAGGATTTGTAACGGTAATTAAAGATATCGGTATGCGTGAACCATTTATCGGTCAATCTCCAATTGTTTCAGGAGAACTAGGGGAAGATTTCACATATTATTTCGCGGTTTCTGAGCAGACACCTTCTTCTGTAGGTGTTGGTGTTCTTGTAAATGGAGATGATAGCGTATTAGCGGCGGGTGGATTTATTCTTCAAATTATGCCAGGTGCGCAGGAAGAAACAATTTCATTTATTGAAGAGCGTCTGCAACAAATCCCGCCGGTATCACAATTAATCGAACAAGGTCTTTCTCCAGAAGAATTACTGTATGAAGTGCTTGGAAAAGATAAAGTGAAAGTGCTAGAAACAATGGATGTTCAATTTAATTGTACATGTTCACGTGAGCGTATTGAAAGTGTGCTAATTAGTTTAGGTAAAGCGGAGTTAGAACAAATTCGTGCAGAAGAAGAAGAGACGGAAGTTCACTGTCACTTCTGTAATGAACGACATAAATTCGCTAAAGAAGATATTACAAGTCTAATTGAGAACCTGTAATAAAGAAGTTTAAGTGGAGAACCAGCCGCCCAAACAGATTGACAAACAGGGAATTTTCTGACAAAATCTAAATATAGATAAAACCAATAAAAATACTCGGTGTTAGGAGTGACAGGAATGCGAGTGGCACAATCAGTTTCAGAATTAATCGGGAAAACGCCGATCGTTAAGTTGAACCGCATCGTAGAATCAGACAGCGCAGATGTATACTTAAAATTAGAATTTATGAATCCGGGGAGCAGTGTTAAAGATCGTATCGCGTTAGCTATGATTGAAGATGCTGAAAATAAAGGATTATTAAAAGAGGGCGATACAATCATTGAGCCGACAAGTGGTAACACAGGTATTGGCTTAGCGATGGTAGCAGCTGCTAAAGGATATAAGGCAATTTTAGTAATGCCAGAAACAATGAGTATTGAGCGTCGTAATTTATTACGCGCTTACGGTGCTGAATTAGTATTGACTCCAGGACCTGAAGGAATGGGCGGAGCAATTCGAAAGGCAACTGAATTAGCAGAAGAACATGGGTACTTTATACCACAACAGTTCCAAAACCAAGCGAATCCAGAAATCCATCGTATAACAACAGGTCCAGAAATTGTTGAACAGATGGGGGATCAATTAGATGCGTTTATCGCAGGTATTGGTACAGGTGGAACAATTACAGGTGCCGGTGAAGTGCTGAAAGAAGCTTATAAAGATATCAAAATTTACGCGGTAGAACCTGCGGATTCACCAGTATTATCTGGTGGAAAGCCAGGACCACATAAGATCCAAGGAATTGGAGCGGGATTTGTTCCGGAGACATTGGATGTAGAGGTATATGATGAAATTATTCAAGTGAAAACGGAGCAAGCGTTCGAATATGCGAGAAGAGTCGCTAGAGAAGAAGGTATTTTAGTTGGTATCTCTTCGGGAGCAGTCGTTTATGCAGCGACAGAAGTTGCGAAGAAATTAGGTAAAGGGAAAAAGGTACTTGTTATTATCCCAAGTAATGGTGAACGTTATTTAAGTACACCACTTTATCAATTTGAGTCATAATTGAATGTGATTTGAAAAGCATCCTTAAAAAAGGATGCTTTTTCTTTTTTGATTGGAAAAAGGAAAAGAGTGAATGACTAGAAAACTTCATGTAAAATAAGAAGTAGTATAATTAATTTATTTTCACTAGCCCTCAAGTATAATCATTCTCTATATAAATAATTTTATGTAGTTTGAGTTGATTGGCTTAAGAGGGTGGGATAACAGAAGACGGGGTGTTGATATGCAACGAAGAAAATCTTTAGCGCTTTCTATTCCATATCAGTTAGATTTCTTTAAGCAATATAAATTTCTTTCTCAGGATAAGCCGCAACATATTTTGTTAGAAAGTGGACGTGGTGGTCGTTATAACATTGTTGGGCTGGATCCAGTAGCGGTAATTCAGGGTAAGAATGAGACGTTACATATAAGTGAAAGTGGTAAGGAAACAATAAAGCGAGGGAATCCACTAGATTTAATGCAAGCGTATATGGAGAAATGGAAAACGGATTATAATCCGGAGTACCCACCTTTTCAAGGTGGGGCAATTGGATACTTTAGTTATGATTGTATCCGTTATATTGAAAAACTTTCTTCTCTTGCGAAGGATGATATTAATATACCTGACATATTCTTTTTGTTATTTGATGACGTGTTTGTGTATGATCAACAGGAGAGAGTATTATGGATTATTACTCATTATGTAGATGAGTGTGAAGAGGCAGAAGAGCGATTAAATGAATGGAAGGGTCTTTGGATGAAAGAAGCACCCAAAGTGACTATGCCGTTTGAATGTCCTGAAAAGAAAAATGAAGCAGTCGCTTTTACGGAAGAGGGCTTTATGAAGGCCGTTGAACGTATTCAAGAATATATTGGAGCGGGTGATGTGTTTCAAGTAAACTTGTCGACAAGACAAGAAAGAACATTACAAACACATCCACTAGAAATATATACAAGTCTTCGTGAAATTAATCCATCTCCATATATGGGTTACTTGGAGTTTGGAGATTTTCAAATTGTTAGTGCTTCGCCTGAATTACTAATTAAAAAGCAAGGAAAAGAAGTGAGTACAAGACCAATTGCCGGTACGCGCTCTCGAGGAGCAAGTGAGCAAGAGGATGAGGAATTAGCGAAAGAATTAATTGAAAACGAAAAGGAAAGAGCAGAGCATGTAATGCTTGTGGATTTAGAACGAAATGACTTGGGTCGTGTTTGTAAATACGGCACTGTTGAAGTAGATGAATTTATGGTAATTGAAAAATACTCACACGTTATGCATATTGTTTCTAATGTGCGTGGTGAGGTGGAAGCAGATAAAGATGCTTTCGATTTGGTGAAGGCTGTATTTCCTGGTGGGACAATTACCGGTGCCCCGAAAATACGTACGATGGAAATTATTGAAGAATTAGAACCTGTTCGCCGAGGGATTTATACGGGTTCAATTGGTTGGATTGGTTATTCTGGAGATACGGAATTGAATATTGTAATCCGAACACTGCTTGCTAAAGATGGACAAGCGCATGTGCAAGCTGGAGCGGGTATTGTAATTGATTCAAATCCAAAAAATGAATATAAAGAGTCGTTAAAAAAAGCAATCGCTTTATGGCGTGCAAAAGAAAGTAGCGAAGAAACGGTTAGGTGAGAGAAATGATATTAATGATTGATAATTATGATTCTTTTACATTTAATTTAGTGCAGTTTCTTGGGGAACTTGGACAAGAGCTTGTTGTTAAGCGTAATGATGAAGTGACTATTTCGGATATTGAGAATATGAAACCGGATTTTTTAATGATTTCGCCAGGTCCATGTAGCCCTAATGAGGCGGGAATCAGTATGGATGCTATTAAATATTTTGCAGGTAAGCTTCCGATTTTTGGGGTCTGTCTTGGACATCAATCCATTGCGCAAGTATTTGGGGGGGATGTTGTCAGGGCAGAGCGTTTGATGCATGGAAAAACATCTTTAATGCATCATGATGGGCAGACGATTTTTTCTGACATTCCAAATCCATTTACTGCGACACGTTATCACTCTCTTATTGTAAAAAAAGAGACGTTACCGAATTGTTTAGAGATAACATCTTGGACTGAAGAAGGTGAAATTATGGCGCTTCGTCATAAAACGTTGCCGATTGAAGGGGTACAATTCCATCCG
This Bacillus mycoides DNA region includes the following protein-coding sequences:
- a CDS encoding type III pantothenate kinase — its product is MIFVLDVGNTNAVLGVFEEGKLRQHWRMETDRHKTEDEYGMLVKQLLEHEGLSFEDVKGIIVSSVVPPIMFALERMCEKYFKIKPLVVGPGIKTGLNIKYENPREVGADRIVNAVAGIHLYGSPLIIVDFGTATTYCYINEEKHYMGGVITPGIMISAEALYSRAAKLPRIEITKPGSVIGKNTVSAMQSGILYGYVGQVEGIVKRMKEEAKQEPKVIATGGLAKLISEESNVIDIVDPFLTLKGLYMLYERNANLQHEKGE
- the hslO gene encoding redox-regulated molecular chaperone HslO, translating into MKDYLVKALAFNGEVRAYSVRTTNTVSEAQKRHDTWRTASAALGRSLTAGTMMGAMLKGEQKLTIKVEGNGPIGPILVDAHANGDVRGYVTNPHVDFEGTEQGKLRVYQAVGTEGFVTVIKDIGMREPFIGQSPIVSGELGEDFTYYFAVSEQTPSSVGVGVLVNGDDSVLAAGGFILQIMPGAQEETISFIEERLQQIPPVSQLIEQGLSPEELLYEVLGKDKVKVLETMDVQFNCTCSRERIESVLISLGKAELEQIRAEEEETEVHCHFCNERHKFAKEDITSLIENL
- the cysK gene encoding cysteine synthase A, translating into MRVAQSVSELIGKTPIVKLNRIVESDSADVYLKLEFMNPGSSVKDRIALAMIEDAENKGLLKEGDTIIEPTSGNTGIGLAMVAAAKGYKAILVMPETMSIERRNLLRAYGAELVLTPGPEGMGGAIRKATELAEEHGYFIPQQFQNQANPEIHRITTGPEIVEQMGDQLDAFIAGIGTGGTITGAGEVLKEAYKDIKIYAVEPADSPVLSGGKPGPHKIQGIGAGFVPETLDVEVYDEIIQVKTEQAFEYARRVAREEGILVGISSGAVVYAATEVAKKLGKGKKVLVIIPSNGERYLSTPLYQFES
- the trpE gene encoding anthranilate synthase component I translates to MQRRKSLALSIPYQLDFFKQYKFLSQDKPQHILLESGRGGRYNIVGLDPVAVIQGKNETLHISESGKETIKRGNPLDLMQAYMEKWKTDYNPEYPPFQGGAIGYFSYDCIRYIEKLSSLAKDDINIPDIFFLLFDDVFVYDQQERVLWIITHYVDECEEAEERLNEWKGLWMKEAPKVTMPFECPEKKNEAVAFTEEGFMKAVERIQEYIGAGDVFQVNLSTRQERTLQTHPLEIYTSLREINPSPYMGYLEFGDFQIVSASPELLIKKQGKEVSTRPIAGTRSRGASEQEDEELAKELIENEKERAEHVMLVDLERNDLGRVCKYGTVEVDEFMVIEKYSHVMHIVSNVRGEVEADKDAFDLVKAVFPGGTITGAPKIRTMEIIEELEPVRRGIYTGSIGWIGYSGDTELNIVIRTLLAKDGQAHVQAGAGIVIDSNPKNEYKESLKKAIALWRAKESSEETVR
- the pabA gene encoding aminodeoxychorismate/anthranilate synthase component II, giving the protein MILMIDNYDSFTFNLVQFLGELGQELVVKRNDEVTISDIENMKPDFLMISPGPCSPNEAGISMDAIKYFAGKLPIFGVCLGHQSIAQVFGGDVVRAERLMHGKTSLMHHDGQTIFSDIPNPFTATRYHSLIVKKETLPNCLEITSWTEEGEIMALRHKTLPIEGVQFHPESIMTSHGKELLQNFIRKYSPSVTSC